TATTTTTACAAGAAAGCAGAACTTTTTCCTGGAAGTGCTTTTGTCATTGGTGCAGACACAGTTGCAAGACTTGTGCATGTAAGGTTCTTTCACTTGCTTCTACAAAATTGAGATTACATGAGATCAAGAATTTAGTAAATTCAATAAGAAGTTTGGGAATACAATTATTGGGAGGAAGagattttttgtcaaattttgtGATAGAACATCCAGCTATACCGCTGGTTTCTAAGAGTATCTCGTAACTAGCACCTGATGCAAGTTATGTTCATGTATAGAAACACTAGCGCTTAAATACAAGATTATGAATATACGAAGGATATGAAACAAAAGTATGTACTCGGAAATACCAAAAGTGTTCCTTATTTGTGATTCAAGTTCTCAATTTTGCATAATCAATTTTGCTGATAAATGGGGTGATAACCCGCTATATAAATAGGAAGGTTCCCAAAAAGTGTATGTACTGATCTTTGCAATTTGCTCTTTCCAGCCAAAGTACTATGGTAATGACTATGGGAAGATGTTGGAGATACTTCTGGGATGTAAAAACACGGGATGTACTTTCCTAGTGGGTGGTCGGAATGTTAATGGAATTTTCAAGGTACAGTAACAAACTCTCTGCAACCGTCATGTATCATAACATTCACATCTTTTCGGAACTCTTATGAATTCTATATCATGTCTATTTCTCTAGGTTCTTGAGGATTTCGACATCCCAGCAGAGCTAAAAGACATGTTTGTGCCTATACCAGTCGAGAAATTCCGTATGGATATATCATCCACTGAAATTCGAAAGACTCAAGGACTCTTGTAAGCCCATTTGCATTATTTTCACTCAGGTATCTGCATTGGTTCCGTTTAAACAATTAGTTCTATCTATGTAACATGAAAATAAGcgccaaaaaggaaaaaaaccgAAAGCTTATCCATTTTCATCGTTTGCTCTTTCCAGTCTCAACAGAACTGAGAATGTGTGGAATTGTTGTTCTCTGATTTGAGTTTCCTTACTAACATATGTATATTAAACAGTTCTTGGTTTTAAACATAATCAGATTCTGTCAATTTTATGCCCAAATCGTTGacaaccttttttttcttcattatgacTTTTGCTGGGGTATTGCTTACAGTCTACTCAGAAAAAATAGCTGACTAAGAATTGTACAATTGAACATTGCCATCAAAGTATTACAATGACATGTAATCGAGCTATCGCTCGCCCCTCCCCCCCATTACAAGTAGAGCATATGCAGAAGGAAAGAAACTTCTAAGCAAGACTTATAGTCTAGTGGTATCAGTGGGAGTCATCTTCCACGCAATAGGCGTGGATTTGATTCTTACTATTTCCTTTTTCACTAGTCAGGCGCCACAGGCAGCGCCACAACCTGCACCACATCCGGCACCATAGTTATCTGTATGAGTTGTTGCTTCTTTCTCTTTAGAAACACCATCTGCACAAGAGAAAATGATTGTTGAAATGATACACAAGCAAACCAAAACCATCAACCAGAGACTCCAAATGCCAACATTTGTTATATCTTCAACACCCCTTATTCCTGTTGCTCTCAATTCCCTAACCATATTTTGTCTATTTTATCTAAGTGGTTTATATGGTGTGTTATGATAAGAGCAGTTTGACAAGACTTTTCTTATCACAAAAAAATGAGTTTCTCTTATCAAGTGATGGCTTTTTAAAGATGGTTGGAGACTTGATAATGAGTGGTTAAAATAAACTACCTTGTGTTTTAGGTAAAGtgttctgatttttttttttttgggtagtGCTTATCCAAATGGTAGATTACTTGGGCACATGGCTAAATGTAGTTGTGAACAGATTCTTGTTTGTGATTCACACAATGGCAAAAAGTTGTTGAGCTTGATAAGAAAGTTTGAGAGATTAGGGGGCGTTTGGCCATGAAAATTCCACCTTCAACTTCAAcgtcaaatattattatttttcttaaatctcAACCACATCATGTCCAAACGCCCCTTAGGCATCACAATTGCCTATTTTATTGAGCTTGATAGGAAGTTTGAGAGATTAGGGGGCGTTTGACCATGAAAATTCCACCTTCaacttcaattattatttttctcaaatctcAACCAAATCATGTCCAAACGCTCCCTAAGCATCGCGATTGCCTATTTTATAGTAATTGGTTAATGAGCATTCACATTTATGGGATTATCCACTGTTTAATTGACCCTTCATGAGACTTAGGGGTTCAACAACTTGATTTCTATATACTCTTGGGAATTATCTGTTAATAACTTTAGTTAGGTCATTTGCCTCGAAAAAGTTCATAGCATGTCAtctttctttgaaaaaaagCTACTCATGCACTACcatcacataataataataataataatatgtcttgaatttatttatttattcacatttgactaagttattttATTGTCAACTTGTTTCCAAATAGGTAGCAACTTGGAGTGAGTTGTTGTACAATTTGATGTGAATTCTAATCATAtagtataatttatttgtagAAATCCACTTCCTTCATTTCTAAATACATATCATGTGGTTGAGCTTGTCGCATAGGGCTTCCCCAGTGCGGGCTACCTCTCTCGTGTAATTTATGAGCTATTAGATCGAAACGAGTATTTTATCTTGTGCGCACCCAAAGAATAGTGATTGtagattttcctttttattaaaaaaatacataccaTTCTTACTAAAAATAGATGGACTTTAAGAGATCGTTTGGTATACGAAATAAGGTGAGATGAGTTTGTTCTGAAATTATAATCTCATGATAATTTAGTCCATGCACCAAACGAATgcaccaaacgacccctaataGTCTAATTATTTGAGGGTTGGgaacaaaaataacatattcaatGTAGTTTCATAAACGGGGTATCAAGAGATATTCTTGCCTCTATTTTATGAAGATAAAGAAATTGTTTCCGAGACAcgttcaaagaaaaaaaaaaggtggaaAGTATATACCCCTTCCATATGAGGGTTTTTGGTTTGAAAATTGAAACATTAATAAAGACCAGTGACATGTGGACACTTGGTTTAAATTATAACCACTAGCATACAAAAGTTCATCGAAACTTCTAGATTTTCACATTATTGTATGACACCTCCACACTAAAATTGCTCTTGCTCGAGCTCTCGAATTTGAGTCTTTAGAATAAAATTGTCTTCGATAGACAATATTATACTGGCAAAATGAACTTTTGATATGGATTTGAagtaatcaaattttaaagtaaacATTGAATCATGCAGATGTAATAATGACAATTTCctattactttcatataataatatactgAAAATATAGGTAGTTACATCAACAAATACACAATTCTTTCACCATTAAACAATTTACATAAATTACAAttacattttttcataatttaaattttaattcatacATAATCCACAGCCAattttcttgaacttttttttttctttccaattttgagaaatgattcaaaactttttcttttgcttgaCAGGTCCTCTTGGAATCTTATTGAGCACTTcattatcaaatttattatatagtttCTTCATATCTTGGTTACCTTGGCTTACTATATAATCCACCTCATTATGATACCTTTCATATAAAGCTGGTAATGTTGCTAGGCAAACAAATCCtaaaaaccaattcaaaatAAATCGTGAAATTCAGATCTCTTAACCACttacataattaataataattttaaaaaaaatcaaaattcgaATCAGAATGTCACGAGTTTGTGGTAGAGGGTTGTTAAATTTGTGACTTTAAATATATCATGACGTTTCTGAGATTTTTAAATGTCGAAATCATgagaaattttagaaatataagaatgtgtcattctttttttgagattatttcctttcttctcaatttctcttgaaaagagtgttattttgtaattttaaaaaaaattctaactttACTCATTTTACCCGTTGATGATATGATTTTATCATCACGCAATTATCatgacatatttaaaatcatGTCTGATCGAATATCTacgtataaaattaaaatggagggagtatattataaaagaaaaataaaaatgtcaaaattccAAAACCTTACCTAGGTATAATAAATTCAGAGAGCTGAAGTAACTTCCAATAACTGATAATACCCATAGGAAAGTGATTGCCTAAGTCCAAATAAaccaaaacaataaataaattggagttcaaacaaaaaaaaaatcattagaaaataaaaataaaaaataattaaatgaaattgcATATGATAAAAATGTACCAAGAAAAAATTTCTGAAATCTTTTCCAGATGAAATTTCATAGAATTTCACCAACACAGAGTTGAACTTCCTACATAACCATCTAAATGTTGAATCAGATATCATAAACGCTCGTAAATCGGGAGGGCTCCTGAAAAATTACGATTTTTTCACACTATCAGATCCTTAAATAACCCTTCGTAAAAGTAGATGAATCACTATAGTCAAATGACATTTCCTACGTAATATCAATAATTCTGATAGAATGAATAAGACAAGTTATCTGTTACAACAGATAAAAATCAACCTGATAATGTaataaatttgtatattattaaCGTATATAAGTTAAATTCGAAAATATATCGCTGAAAAATAGTTACCAATCAACAAATCCAGCTCCCATAGACCAAATGAAGAGAATTAACATGATGCTCATGGAAATATGACACAAAAGAGTCACAATATTATACTCCATAACTTCAAAAAGGGACCAAATTAGTGTGAATCCAATTAAAATTGATCCTGTTATTGTCTTGTCTCTCCATAACAATATATCAGCAactgtaaaagaaaaaaaaaaggaaaaaaaatgacaagttattattaaaaaggaacaaaaaaaataaataacatgtcATATAGGTTTACTGGTCTGCGAATAAAGTCTCATAAttctaaaatagaaaaaaagaagaagctatATGTTAAGTATAAGGATATATTTAAAAGACATATTTGTTTACATAGTTCAGATCGAAAATAATGAATTCAGTTGAACTTACCGAAACGCCGTAAATTTGTCTCTCTTTTTAGacttttgaagaaaaattaaatgaatattaCCTTTTCCACCTCCAAGAATTGCATGCATTGGCCTATTATTATGAGCCAAAAATCTTCTAGTGGGTGCTGAATGTGAAGGGTGTGGATCATCAGAATCAGAAGAATAAATTGGCatattgtttttataaattttatgaacaatattgaattattatgaGTAATAATATTGTTGAAACTTGTTGGAATTTGAATATAATAGAAAAGTAGTatggttttaattttatttatagtttgtTGCAATTCTAAATTTTGGATCAACAAGCAAAGAAAGGAATAGCTTTAGCATGGCATTGAAGTTTTGCTTCACATAAGAAACCTAAACTAGCTAGCTTCTTTGTTTTTATAGCATTATATTACTAATTCATCTTTATTTGGAATGTGTGTGAGTTTTAACATATCGGTTACCATCGAAGGTCGTGATGGGATGGATAGAATATCTTGTTATCGTTACTTAGAGGTCTCAGATTACTTACTAATTCATCTTCTTTGGCATGTGTGGGTGTTTTAACGTACCAAGGTTATTATGAGATGGATACGATATCTCTTCGTCGTTACTCAGAGGTTTTagattcaaattttcacaatGAAAAAAATCCTGATAAGAAGTAGTGGAGGAGccattttatgtataaattacATTGTTTAGCCAGGTTCAGTTTTACGTGTGTCTCTATCGTTCTATATTTGGACACCTCtcagtaaaaaaaaatgtcattccACCATTTTATGTATAAGTTACATTGTTTGTCTTTTTAATCTGTCATATACAACGTGAGTCTGAATTATTCTACACCTCCAAATTGATAAGGAACACCAAATGAAGTTTTTACATTAGTATCCTACTGACTGTAATTGcacgatttattttttaaatagattaCTCTTTAGTTTTTGTTCTCTAAATGGGCCGATCTTCAACTTTTACCCCTAGAAATCGAACTTACGCTTAGGGAAACATAAGTTCTTTAAAGACGTGAAGCATAGGAATATTATGATGCCGAAATTTATACCTTTGCTtcgcaaaaaaattatttaccttaaaggataaaaattaaagatcaaCACGAAATAGGACAAAACCGCAAATGACCCAAATTATGAGTAGGCCCAATTTCCTCTGTAGGCCCATTTAGAATCAAATGGGTTCTACCAGGTAGAAATTGCATTAGGTAGCcacattttaaaattcaatcttCTATATAGAATTGGACATTTGGACTGCACTAATGTtaaatacattataaattttggttattttttaaatggaggTCCTAAAAGCGTTATTAATTTCTCTCGTAGCTAATAGAATTATGTTGCTAATTCGTCACTAATTATAGTTAGCGATGAATTGTGttgtttaattatgaaatttattgatcgcgaaattttgttttgttctgctagctttattttttttataatttgttggtaaaatttaatttaaaataattgtgtCAAAGACATATCAATGTCATGtcattttccaatttatttATGCAATCTGAACATTAGACTTATATGTAAACTTTTTGTAATAAAAGTTTCCATATTTATTggctttttttatatatttatataatatataaatataatcaaaGATTTAGATAAGATCTTTGACCACTAAATTGTcttaacaaaaacacatttttaCTTTACCTTGACGTGGTGATCTTATTAATTATCAAAAGTTATAGGGTATCAAAATTCTACTATGAAGTAATCATTAATGACTTATTTTTTATGGTACATTTTAGGTCCTGTGAAATACTATTTGTATAGACTAATCATtgccaaaaataattaaaagcatTTGTTTATTCATTGAATTTCAACTCAAGTtttggggtggggggtggggtggggttgAAGTTATGCTTTGTTTGATAAAAGATTTGCTAATTCAGATTTAAATCGTGCAGATCTCATAAAGGAattaacattatattatttatcgGGAGTTTCTTCATTTCAGTACTCGAGCTCAAACTCAAGATCTCATCATGCCCCTTGATAGTCATAAATTTTTTACCAACTTGTGACTATGGCAGGGCGGTACGCTCTGCTCTCTCATGACCACTGCTATAATCAAAAGACTAAACAGGTCATCAAACTGCGATCGAGATTTTATCCTTTTGAAGCGTCAGTCGCGTAGGGCGACCAGTCCAGGTCTAATCTGAAAGGTTTTGATGACTCAACGTTCATATTAGGGAAACAAGAGTGAGAGGAAGAGGGGCCAGCCCTCGGCCCGATCATTCAATTCTCTCCAACAGACATGCATAGTTCTATAGTCAAAACAACTCCATCACTTTGAGGAAGCCACATGCGAGTCTTGCTTTCAATTAGCGAAGATTGATTAAGGTTCATCAAAGGGGATTGTCAAAACTACGATAAAGGTCACCGATTTGTTTCAAAATAGACTATACATCCAACATTACGTTCACCTCTTAGGATGTGATCTTTTCTCATCCTACATACACAAGATACTTAATACACTAcaatgtcatatatatatatatatatatactattattataaagTCGATCTTTTAACATTCGATAATAACACAAGATACTTTGTGAATTTAAATAGTATATActatatagtatatatttttaatgttgaAGAATTTTTGTACTTGATGCATGCCAAAATTGGGCCCTTTATATAAtgatgaaattatatttgatgttgacttaaaaataaaataggacaGCAATAAAGTGTTACACTATATAGTAGACGCATGCCATGCCCAAAAGTTAAAGGATTGGATCACATCACCGAAAAAAATGACAAACTATTGTTACGGCAAATATTTATTTGCGATGTTAATATTACctgaatatatatatgtatatatgtatataattattttggaCTAGTGAGTTTTTTTATATCGATAGAGTTTTCTCGTCTTTCAAACATTGAATCGTCGAAATAT
This DNA window, taken from Solanum lycopersicum chromosome 5, SLM_r2.1, encodes the following:
- the LOC104647281 gene encoding uncharacterized protein, yielding MVRELRATGIRGVEDITNVGIWSLWLMVLVCLCIISTIIFSCADGVSKEKEATTHTDNYGAGCGAGCGAACGA
- the LOC101244770 gene encoding reticulon-like protein B14: MPIYSSDSDDPHPSHSAPTRRFLAHNNRPMHAILGGGKVADILLWRDKTITGSILIGFTLIWSLFEVMEYNIVTLLCHISMSIMLILFIWSMGAGFVDWSPPDLRAFMISDSTFRWLCRKFNSVLVKFYEISSGKDFRNFFLAITFLWVLSVIGSYFSSLNLLYLGFVCLATLPALYERYHNEVDYIVSQGNQDMKKLYNKFDNEVLNKIPRGPVKQKKKF